In one Epinephelus lanceolatus isolate andai-2023 chromosome 19, ASM4190304v1, whole genome shotgun sequence genomic region, the following are encoded:
- the gdnfa gene encoding glial cell line-derived neurotrophic factor: MKLWDVLATCLLLLSSVATRPLYQNTQPAKRTYFPSSYSDSASLSVEDEEPAFQREDHNLQEIAMEDQYDIAGPYPDQFDDVMDFIEATIGRLRRSSDPSGGSRGRREQRQRGAANTGSTRGERRGHGDRKRGRGRGGSRNGKGGRGEKGREGISVQTRGCLLKEVHLNVTDLGLGYQTKEELIFRYCSGPCVEAETNYDKILNNLTHNKKLDKDTPSRTCCRPIAFDDDLSFLDDNVVYHTLKKHSARKCGCV; this comes from the exons ATGAAGTTATGGGATGTTTTGGCCACGTGTTTGTTGCTCCTGAGCTCTGTTGCTACACGGCCTCTCTACCAAAACACTCAGCCAGCCAAGAGGACTTATTTCCCCAGCAGCTACAGTGATTCTGCGTCCCTGTCTGTGGAGGACGAAGAGCCAGCGTTCCAGCGTGAAGACCACAACCTGCAGGAGATCGCCATGGAGGATCAAT ATGACATCGCAGGCCCCTATCCAGATCAGTTTGATGATGTAATGGATTTTATTGAGGCTACCATTGGCAGACTCCGTCGATCGTCGGATCCCAGCGGAGGCTCCAGGGGACGGagggagcagagacagagaggagcagcaAACACAGGAAGCACGAGaggtgagaggagaggacaTGGCGACAGGAAGCGTGGCCGGGGGCGAGGGGGAAGTCGAAACGGTAAAGGAGGACGAGGCGAGAAGGGGAGGGAAGGGATATCGGTGCAGACCCGAGGCTGCTTGCTAAAGGAGGTCCATCTCAATGTGACGGACTTGGGGCTGGGCTACCAGACTAAGGAGGAGTTGATCTTCCGGTACTGCAGCGGCCCCTGCGTGGAGGCGGAGACCAACTACGACAAGATCCTCAACAACCTCACACACAACAAGAAGCTGGATAAGGACACACCCTCTCGCACCTGCTGTCGACCAATCGCTTTCGATGATGACTTATCTTTCTTAGACGACAATGTGGTGTATCACACGCTGAAGAAGCATTCTGCCAGGAAGTGTGGCTGTGTCTGA